A window from Hemicordylus capensis ecotype Gifberg chromosome 2, rHemCap1.1.pri, whole genome shotgun sequence encodes these proteins:
- the LOC128341955 gene encoding zinc finger protein ZFP2-like isoform X2, whose product MQSGDQFAGGGPGRRFPPEPGRGEEAGRAAGSEMTLATPPGPSPLGGGVETVAVHSPDQESVGFEEVAVCFSEEEAALLDPGQRALHREVLEEISGHLALLGDWREGEKPADGARRRTERSQKRRQTSPSEGPDLHSIPIPGECHKGSRRNNTPQDVETLTSQSHQSRCPRIHTVDKPYTCSECGKSFSWKTALISHKIIHTEEKSFKCSECGKSFSRGYQLTLHQRIHTGEKPHTSSECGNSFSRKEIFISHQRVHTGEKPFKFSKCGKSFTQDVKITVHQRVHTGEIPHTCSECGKRFSKKSKLTYHQRIHTREKPYTRSECGKGFSWGDKRTVHQRVHTGEKLYSCSECGKRFRQKSGLTIHQRVHTGDKPYSCSECGKSFNNKSGLTVHQRVHTGEKPYTCSECGKGFSQKSKLINHQRIHTGEKPYSCSECGKSFIQKEGLTVHQRTHTGEKPFKCLECGKSFRQKGTLISHQRVHTGEKPYICTECGKNFIRGYQLTVHQRVHKGEREHTCSECGKSFRRKEIITSHQRVHTEEKHIPAQIVESCSVRSHSLISIKESTQERNHIPAQSVEGASVIRQHLLTTRESTQETSHIPAQSVERALVKTYNLHCIKETTQEGNHMPARSVERTLIRSQDLLSIKESTQERNHIPAPSVERGSVRS is encoded by the exons GAGTCTGTGggctttgaggaggtggctgtgtgtttctccgaggaggaggcggctctgctggatccaggccaaagggctctgcacagggaagtcctggaggagatttctgggcatctggcctTGCTGG GtgattggagggagggagagaaacctGCCGATGGAGCGAGAAGGAGAACCGAAAGGAGCCAGAAGAGGAGGCAGACTAGTCCTTCCGAAGGGCCAGACTTGCATTCCATCCCAATCCCAGGAGAATGCCACAAGGGAAGCCGAAGGAATAATACCCCTCAGGATGTAGAAACCTTGACTAGTCAGTCGCATCAGAGCAGATGTCCCAGAATCCACACAGTTGATAAAccctatacctgctcagagtgtggaaagagcttcagttggaaGACAGCGCTTATTTCCCataaaataatccacacagaAGAGAAGTCTTTTAAATGCTCggaatgtggaaaaagcttcagtcggGGTTACCAGCTTACtctgcatcaaagaatccacacaggagagaaaccgcaTACCTCCTCAGAGTGTGGAAACAGCTTCAGTCGTAAGGAAATatttatttcccatcaaagagtccacacaggagagaaaccatttaaattctcaaaatgtggaaagagcttcactcagGATGTCAAGATTACTGTCCATCAgcgagtccacacaggagagataccacatacctgctcagagtgtggaaagcggttCAGTAAGAAGTCAAAGCTTActtaccatcaaagaatccacacaagggagaaaccatatactcgctcagagtgtggaaaaggGTTCAGTTGGGGTGACAAGCGTAcagtccatcaaagagtccacacaggagagaaactatattcctgctcagagtgtggaaagaggttccgTCAGAAGTCAGGACTTACTATCCATCAAAGAGTTCACACAGGAGACAAGCCATattcctgctcagagtgtggaaagagcttcaataatAAGTCAGgacttactgtccatcaaagagtccacacaggagagaaaccatatacttgctcagagtgtggaaaggggTTCAGTCAGAAGTCAAAGCTTATtaaccatcaaagaatccacacaggagagaaaccatattcttgctcagagtgtggaaagagcttcattcagaAGGAAGgacttactgtccatcaaagaacccacacaggtgagaagccttttaaatgcttggaatgtggaaagagcttcaggcagaagggAACACTTATctcccatcaaagagtccacacaggagagaaaccatatatctgtacagagtgtggaaagaacttcattcGGGGTTACCAGCTTACTGTCCATCAGAGAGTccacaaaggagagagagaacatacctgctcagagtgtggaaagagcttccgtcgCAAGGAAATaattacttcccatcaaagagtccacacagaaGAGAAGCACATACCTGCTCAGATTGTGGAAAGCTGTTCAGTCAGAAGTCACAGCTTAatatccatcaaagaatccacacaggagagaaaccatatacctgctcagagtgtggaaggagcttcagtcaTAAGACAACACTTACTTACCAccagagagtccacacaggagacaaGCCATattcctgctcagagtgtggaaagagctttagtcaaAACCTACAACTTACATTGCATCAAAGAAACCACACAGGAAGGAAACCATATGCCTGctcggagtgtggaaagaactttaaTCAGAAGTCAGGACTTAttgtccatcaaagagtccacacaggagagaaaccatatacctgctccgagtgtggaaagaggttcagtcAGAAGTTAA